Genomic DNA from Desulfurivibrio alkaliphilus AHT 2:
TGGGGGAAGGGCATGTCGTCGAAACTGGATCGTATTTACTGGCTGTACCAGCAGCTCAAGGCCGACCGCCGCCCCTCCCGCGCCCGTTATTGCCGGCGGTTTGAGGTTGCCGCCAGCAGCTTCAAGCGTGATCTGGAATTCCTCCGCCACCGCCTCCAGGCCCCCATCGCCTACGACCGCCGCCTCAACGGTTATCGCCTGACCGACGACGCCTTCGAGCTACCCTCCTGCTGGTTCGACCCGCCCGCCCTGATCTTCCTGGCCGCCGCCTGCAATCAGCTTCGGCATCTGGACGGTGGCGGCTTCCGGGAGCTGGCGGACAAAATGGAAAACCTGCTCCGGCTCCACCACAGCGCCCTGCCGGCCCTGATCTCCTGCGAAAACGTGGGTTGGGTGAACTGCCCCAGCGGCCATCTGGACACCCTGCTGGAAGCCATGCTGGACCGCCGGCTGCTCAACCTGGTTTATCATACCGGCCACAGCGACCGGACCAACCACGACGCCCCCCGCAAGGTGGAGCCTTACCGGCTGCATCACTATATGGGCACCTGGTACCTGATCGGCTACTGCCACCGGCGCCGGGCGGCCCGGATTTTCCAGGTGGCCCGGATCGCCGAGCTTACCCTGAGCGAAGAAAGCTTCTCCCGGCCGCGCTTCGACGTGGATGCCCACATCCGCCAATCTTACGGGATTTTCAAAGGCGGGGCGGACCTGCAACAGGTCACCCTGAAATTCGACCCCTACATGGCCCGTTTCGTTGGCCGGGAATTCTGGCACCCGGAGCAGCACACCGAACCAACCGCCGACGGCGGCCTGCTGCTGACCCTCCCGGTGACGAACCACACGGAAATCATGATGCAGACCCTGCGCTACGGCCACCACGTCGAGGTCCTGGCCCCGCCGGAACTGCGCCGGCGGATGGTTGAGGAGATTCGGCGGATGGGTGGGGTGTATGGGGGTGAATGGGGGTGAGCAATGAGCAGCTACGAACCACACGAAAGGAACCAAAGAGAACCACATATGGACACCGATGAACGTGGACTGGCCATCGAGGCAACTCACAAGAAATTCTTGTCGGTTCGGTTGGAGGGTAAGCTGGAAGTCAAACGGCTAACGGTTTGTAAACCTGAAAGATTTTCCATGAAATGGCAAAGGAATTGGCCGAAAGCGAGTTTGAAAAGTTTCACCAAAAACGGCTGTCAGATTCAACAAAAGCCGAGAGTGATTTTGACAAAGTTGTGAAACAGCTCGAAGCCTCCAGAAAGGACGGCCGAGCAGACCGGGGCGGTTGATCAGGTGATGGGGCAAATTTTTCTGGTCACCCTGGTGGCAGCCTTCGGGGGGCAAGCCATGTTCCTGACCGCCCACGAAGTTGATTGAGTTGCAACCGCTCCGGGTCGCGGTTAAACTCGTGGCCTTGGGGTGGGCCGCAAAGGTTTGGGGAATGATCGGGTAAGGCTTGGGGGTGGGTATGTCGTCGAAACCGGATCGTATTTACTGGCTGTACCAGCAGCTCAAGGCCGACCGCTGCCCCTCCCGCGCCCGCCTGGATCGCCGACCTTACCCTGAGCGAAGAAAGCTTCTCCCGGCCGCGATTCGATGTGGATGCCCACATCCGCCAATCTTACGGGATTTTCAAAGGCGGGGCGGACCTGCAGCAGGTCACCCTGAAATTCGACCCCTACATGGCCCGTTTCGTAGGCCGGGAATTCTGGCACCCGGAGCAGCGCACCCGGAGCAGCACACCGAAGCCACCGCCGACGGCGGCCTGCTGCTGACCCTCCCGGTGACGAACCACACGGAAATCATGATGCAGACCCTGCGCTACGGCCACCACGTCGAGGTCCTGGCCCCACCGGAACTGCGCCGGCGGGTGGTTGAGGAAATTCGGCGGATGGGTGGGGTTTATGGGGGGGTGAGCAATGGAGCAGGGGGGCATTTTTTCGGTTTTGGGAAATTTTCGGATGGGGTGGGTCACTATATGGGCCAGGGGGTGGTTACACTGGACGGCCACGGGATATGGCGATCTAGTTTTTAAGTTTTGCTTGAAAAACGCGTGGACACTTCTTAAGTGAAGAGTGGTAACATCCTTGGGTCAGGGGCTATTGCCTTGGTCACAGCGTGGAGGGTCGCTTGGATGATTTTTACTTCTCTGGCTATCACCAATTTTGGGGTGATAGCCAGGTATGTGTAACTACATGTGGCTGTTGTAGCTGCCATATAAGGGGGTTGACAGAATCATGGGTCGTCGTAAGTACGAATATCCACCAGTAATGGCGCCTATCGCAAGTGGACCTGTGGTCGAAATATCGACGCCTAGCTTATTGGACAGCTACCAAATGGCGCAGAGCTGGGCGAAGAGTTTCGGTGACAAGCTTGATGCAATCCGCAAGATTGAGAAATCGATAGACCACGCTGATGCGCGCTCATCTTTGTGGAAACGACTTGAGTGGCTGGGAAGCTGGGCGCGTAAGAGAAAGGAGGA
This window encodes:
- a CDS encoding helix-turn-helix transcriptional regulator produces the protein MSSKLDRIYWLYQQLKADRRPSRARYCRRFEVAASSFKRDLEFLRHRLQAPIAYDRRLNGYRLTDDAFELPSCWFDPPALIFLAAACNQLRHLDGGGFRELADKMENLLRLHHSALPALISCENVGWVNCPSGHLDTLLEAMLDRRLLNLVYHTGHSDRTNHDAPRKVEPYRLHHYMGTWYLIGYCHRRRAARIFQVARIAELTLSEESFSRPRFDVDAHIRQSYGIFKGGADLQQVTLKFDPYMARFVGREFWHPEQHTEPTADGGLLLTLPVTNHTEIMMQTLRYGHHVEVLAPPELRRRMVEEIRRMGGVYGGEWG
- a CDS encoding WYL domain-containing protein yields the protein MTNHTEIMMQTLRYGHHVEVLAPPELRRRVVEEIRRMGGVYGGVSNGAGGHFFGFGKFSDGVGHYMGQGVVTLDGHGIWRSSF